From one Lysinibacillus sp. G4S2 genomic stretch:
- the fabD gene encoding ACP S-malonyltransferase, whose protein sequence is MTKIAFVFPGQGSQAVGMGQEFIENAAESKAFYDRANQSLGFELSKLMLEGPAEELTLTYHAQPALLTTGVMVAEKLRAAGIMPNYAAGHSLGEYSALVIAGVLTFEDAVSVVHKRGLFMNEAVPAGQGAMAAILGMELEVLHEVTEKVSAAGDPVQVANVNCPGQIVISGTKEGVEKASLAAKEAGAKRAIPLVVSGPFHSELMSPSSEKLREALAEISLSAPQIPVIGNVMAKELEDVPAIQHELVEQVYSAVQWEASVREMIAQGVDVFIECGPGKVLSGLVKKIDRSVATYCVYDEASLEAVLEAAKEWTINA, encoded by the coding sequence ATGACGAAAATAGCATTTGTTTTTCCAGGCCAAGGTTCTCAAGCAGTTGGAATGGGGCAAGAGTTTATCGAGAATGCGGCAGAAAGTAAAGCATTTTATGACCGTGCAAATCAATCGCTTGGCTTTGAGCTATCTAAGCTAATGTTAGAGGGGCCAGCCGAGGAGCTAACATTGACATACCATGCACAGCCAGCACTTTTAACTACTGGTGTGATGGTTGCAGAAAAATTACGTGCAGCAGGAATTATGCCAAACTATGCAGCTGGGCATTCACTTGGAGAATACAGTGCATTAGTAATCGCCGGTGTGTTAACGTTTGAGGATGCAGTTTCTGTCGTTCATAAGCGTGGTCTTTTTATGAATGAAGCTGTACCTGCAGGGCAAGGCGCAATGGCAGCCATTCTAGGCATGGAGCTTGAAGTATTGCATGAGGTAACTGAAAAGGTATCTGCAGCAGGTGATCCGGTTCAGGTAGCGAATGTAAACTGTCCAGGGCAAATCGTTATTTCTGGTACAAAGGAAGGCGTTGAAAAGGCATCTTTAGCGGCAAAGGAAGCTGGTGCAAAACGAGCAATTCCTTTAGTTGTTAGTGGACCATTCCATTCAGAGCTAATGAGCCCGTCGTCTGAAAAATTAAGAGAAGCTTTGGCTGAAATATCATTGTCAGCTCCACAAATCCCTGTAATCGGCAACGTCATGGCGAAAGAATTAGAGGATGTTCCTGCTATTCAACATGAGTTAGTAGAACAAGTATATAGCGCTGTACAATGGGAAGCATCTGTGCGTGAAATGATTGCACAAGGTGTGGATGTCTTTATTGAGTGTGGACCAGGCAAAGTGTTAAGTGGATTAGTGAAAAAAATCGATCGATCTGTTGCGACTTACTGTGTTTATGATGAAGCATCATTAGAGGCTGTGCTAGAAGCGGCGAAGGAGTGGACAATTAATGCGTAA
- the plsX gene encoding phosphate acyltransferase PlsX, which produces MKLALDGMGGDNAPKSVVEGALLALEQIPNLEIQLYGQREKLEPLLKIHDRLTVVHCEEVVEGTDDPARAVRRKKDSSMARMMDAVEEGKADACLSAGNTGALMAGGLFKVGRIEGIARPALATTLPTLDGKGFLMLDLGANADARPEHLLQYAIMGDIYAKKVGGLQKPRVGLLNIGTEDKKGNDLTKATFELLKEADLNFIGNVEARDLLEGVADVVVTDGFTGNMVLKSIEGTAGALFSMLKEAFMSSTKTKISAALMKNNLRDLKNKMDYTEYGGAGLFGLQAPVIKAHGSSNAKAIYSAIRQANTMVEHTVISTITETVRHLEID; this is translated from the coding sequence ATGAAATTAGCGCTAGATGGAATGGGTGGCGACAACGCACCAAAATCAGTTGTTGAAGGTGCTTTATTAGCTTTAGAGCAAATTCCAAATTTAGAAATACAATTATATGGTCAGCGCGAAAAGCTTGAACCATTATTAAAAATACATGATCGATTAACAGTAGTGCATTGTGAGGAAGTTGTGGAAGGAACAGACGATCCAGCACGCGCTGTTCGTCGAAAAAAGGATTCATCGATGGCACGAATGATGGATGCGGTTGAAGAAGGAAAGGCAGATGCTTGTCTTTCAGCTGGTAATACGGGTGCTTTAATGGCAGGTGGTTTATTTAAAGTAGGACGTATTGAAGGGATTGCGAGACCAGCATTAGCCACTACACTACCGACATTAGACGGTAAGGGCTTTTTAATGCTTGATTTAGGGGCAAATGCAGATGCGCGTCCTGAACATTTATTGCAATATGCGATTATGGGTGATATTTATGCGAAAAAGGTAGGCGGCTTACAAAAGCCACGTGTCGGCTTGCTAAATATCGGTACTGAGGATAAAAAAGGGAATGACTTAACGAAAGCTACTTTCGAGTTATTAAAAGAAGCGGACTTGAACTTTATCGGCAACGTAGAAGCTCGAGACTTACTTGAAGGGGTAGCAGACGTTGTTGTAACAGATGGTTTTACAGGTAATATGGTACTGAAATCGATAGAAGGTACAGCGGGCGCGTTATTTTCAATGCTTAAAGAGGCGTTTATGTCTTCTACAAAAACAAAAATTTCGGCAGCCCTTATGAAAAATAATTTGCGTGACTTGAAAAATAAAATGGACTACACGGAGTATGGTGGTGCAGGATTGTTTGGTTTACAAGCACCTGTAATTAAGGCACATGGATCATCTAACGCCAAAGCAATATACAGTGCGATTCGCCAAGCAAATACGATGGTAGAGCATACAGTCATCTCGACGATCACAGAAACAGTACGCCACTTAGAAATTGATTAA
- the smc gene encoding chromosome segregation protein SMC — MFLKRLEVIGFKSFAERIGIDFVPGVTAVVGPNGSGKSNVTDAIRWVLGEQSAKSLRGAKMEDVIFAGSDSRKPLNFAEVTLVLDNTDEQLAFSYTEVSVTRRVYRSGDSEYLLNNQQCRLKDITDLFMDSGLGKEAFSIISQGRVDEILNSRPDDRRSIFEEAAGVLKYKLRKKKAEHKLVETDENLYRVLDILHELDSRLEPLEIQASSARDYVQMSTELKDFDIAILVHDLKNCAQSLHALKAEYTELYEAEQKQAHNISSIEKQTASIRKLLKELDDYLDTTQAEFVNATMEVERWDGRKALMAEKRQNASNQLLQLNTTLQEAKDAVEALIVQEQEKKELFVEKQQEVSALKQSIKQLEQSLNRSVFEIEQEIEEQKNRYIDSLNEEATVKNELKNIEQQLAQQKATAARMSDQTDEIGQELAQILTEKEKLVVAHTTTTNELQEKLEQYETLQMQLKNVNTTFNEKQDMLYKAYQHQQQLKARKDTLAELEADFSGFFHGVKEVLLARDKGELVGIEGAVAELIQVGGKYSQAIETALGAASQHIVTTDERHAQQAIHWLKQKRAGRATFLPKTVMKSRKINLSAIQLATEHPAFVQMADALVTFDEDNRTIVENLLGNVIVASNLEGASQIARLCGFRYRVVTLEGDIVNAGGSLTGGAVKQQSSLFTRKAELDGLIVKLESLEASIYSAEQAVSIEKEKLATLRDKVERLKLDGEQLRKDEMQQASRIRELEVVEKSLSARVSFASNETQDVKTREEALLAQKETATERLTALATELLEINETVEQLSKVKLQSETEKDVLREQSAEKRSQLAVMQEQMSQVQIATAELALQLNKARQKVDDISQEIIWLQSNESTKLLSDEEVDEQVTTWKARRDSLQDTISQKKDEKVAQQQELTTLEEQLKELQRTHKGYLEAIRANELKRSRVEFEINNFNEQLEENYQLTAEEAEELALAIEDEEHMRRRVKLLKKSIEELGPVNLSAIEEYDRVLERHSFLTEQREDLLAAQETLHEAIKEMDEEMTLRFSETFYAIREQFKRVFRELFGGGQADLVLLDPQNLLETGIEIVAQPPGKKLQNLSLLSGGERALTAIALLFSILNIRPVPFCILDEVEAALDEANVVRYSQYLKKFSRNTQFIVITHRKGTMEGADVLYGITMQESGVSKLVSVKLEDEPVLAEQRSEQA; from the coding sequence ATGTTCCTAAAACGACTCGAAGTGATTGGCTTTAAATCTTTTGCGGAGCGCATTGGAATTGATTTTGTACCTGGTGTTACAGCGGTTGTTGGACCAAATGGCAGTGGAAAAAGTAATGTCACTGATGCTATTCGTTGGGTGCTTGGAGAGCAATCTGCAAAGTCGTTACGTGGGGCAAAGATGGAGGATGTTATTTTTGCTGGGAGTGACTCACGTAAGCCACTAAACTTTGCAGAGGTAACGTTAGTTTTAGATAATACGGATGAACAGCTTGCTTTTTCATATACAGAAGTCAGCGTAACAAGACGCGTATACCGTTCAGGTGATAGTGAATATTTACTTAATAACCAGCAGTGTCGCCTGAAGGATATTACGGACTTGTTTATGGACTCAGGACTTGGGAAAGAGGCCTTCTCCATTATTTCACAAGGCCGAGTAGATGAAATTTTAAATAGCCGACCTGATGACCGTCGTTCGATTTTTGAAGAGGCAGCTGGCGTGTTAAAGTATAAACTAAGAAAGAAAAAGGCAGAGCATAAGCTTGTTGAAACAGATGAAAATTTGTATCGTGTTTTAGATATTTTACATGAGCTAGATAGTCGTCTAGAGCCGTTAGAAATTCAGGCATCAAGTGCAAGAGATTATGTGCAAATGTCAACAGAGTTAAAGGATTTTGATATCGCCATCCTTGTGCACGATTTAAAAAATTGTGCACAATCTTTGCATGCTCTGAAAGCTGAGTACACGGAGCTATATGAAGCAGAACAAAAACAAGCTCATAATATTTCTTCAATTGAAAAGCAAACCGCAAGCATTCGTAAGCTTTTAAAAGAGCTAGATGACTATTTAGATACGACTCAGGCTGAGTTTGTTAATGCGACGATGGAAGTAGAGCGTTGGGATGGTCGTAAAGCGTTAATGGCTGAAAAGCGACAAAATGCTTCTAATCAACTACTTCAATTGAATACAACATTACAAGAAGCAAAAGATGCGGTTGAGGCTCTTATTGTTCAAGAACAAGAGAAAAAAGAATTGTTCGTTGAAAAACAACAAGAAGTATCAGCGTTAAAACAAAGTATCAAGCAATTGGAACAATCTTTAAATCGCTCTGTTTTTGAAATTGAACAAGAAATTGAAGAGCAAAAAAACCGATATATTGATTCCTTAAACGAAGAAGCAACAGTCAAAAATGAATTAAAAAATATTGAACAGCAATTAGCACAGCAAAAAGCGACGGCGGCACGGATGTCAGATCAAACTGATGAAATCGGGCAGGAGCTTGCGCAAATTCTAACGGAAAAAGAGAAGCTAGTTGTTGCCCATACAACAACAACTAACGAATTACAGGAAAAGCTTGAGCAATATGAAACATTGCAAATGCAGCTTAAGAACGTTAATACAACGTTTAATGAAAAGCAAGATATGCTTTATAAGGCTTATCAGCATCAGCAGCAATTGAAGGCTAGAAAAGATACACTAGCTGAGCTTGAAGCAGATTTCTCTGGGTTCTTCCATGGCGTAAAAGAAGTATTGTTAGCGCGTGATAAAGGTGAATTAGTTGGAATTGAAGGAGCTGTTGCTGAGTTAATCCAAGTTGGTGGAAAATATTCTCAGGCTATTGAAACAGCATTAGGGGCAGCCTCTCAGCATATTGTGACAACCGATGAACGACATGCTCAACAGGCTATTCATTGGTTAAAACAAAAGAGAGCTGGACGTGCAACATTTTTACCGAAAACAGTCATGAAGTCACGTAAGATCAATCTTTCTGCGATTCAGCTAGCTACTGAGCACCCTGCATTTGTCCAAATGGCTGATGCACTTGTTACGTTCGATGAAGACAACCGCACAATTGTCGAAAACCTACTTGGCAATGTAATTGTTGCATCAAATTTAGAAGGTGCAAGCCAAATTGCTCGATTATGTGGTTTTCGATATCGTGTTGTAACACTTGAAGGTGATATCGTCAATGCAGGCGGTTCATTAACGGGTGGTGCTGTGAAGCAACAATCTTCACTCTTTACAAGAAAAGCGGAATTAGATGGTTTAATCGTAAAGCTAGAATCGTTAGAAGCATCAATTTATAGTGCTGAACAGGCTGTCTCAATTGAAAAAGAGAAGCTTGCAACATTGCGAGACAAAGTAGAACGATTGAAGCTTGACGGAGAGCAATTACGAAAAGATGAAATGCAGCAGGCGAGTCGTATTCGTGAGCTAGAGGTTGTCGAGAAAAGCTTATCTGCTCGAGTATCTTTCGCTTCTAATGAAACACAAGATGTAAAAACACGAGAAGAAGCATTGTTAGCTCAAAAGGAAACGGCTACAGAGCGTTTAACGGCACTAGCAACCGAACTGTTAGAAATTAATGAAACAGTAGAACAACTAAGTAAGGTGAAGCTGCAAAGCGAAACGGAGAAGGATGTACTTCGTGAGCAATCGGCAGAAAAACGCTCGCAGTTAGCGGTTATGCAGGAGCAAATGTCACAAGTACAAATTGCTACTGCAGAGTTAGCCCTACAATTAAACAAAGCTCGTCAAAAGGTCGACGATATTTCTCAGGAAATAATTTGGCTTCAATCTAATGAATCGACAAAACTTTTAAGCGATGAAGAAGTAGATGAGCAAGTTACTACGTGGAAAGCGAGAAGAGATTCTCTGCAGGACACAATTTCACAGAAAAAAGATGAAAAAGTAGCGCAACAACAAGAACTTACTACTTTAGAAGAACAGCTGAAGGAATTGCAACGTACACATAAAGGCTACCTTGAAGCAATACGTGCTAATGAATTGAAGCGCAGTCGCGTAGAATTTGAGATCAATAATTTCAATGAACAGCTAGAAGAAAACTATCAGCTAACCGCAGAGGAAGCTGAGGAGTTAGCTCTTGCGATTGAAGATGAAGAGCATATGCGACGTCGAGTGAAACTGCTGAAGAAATCTATAGAGGAGCTTGGTCCTGTTAATTTGAGTGCCATTGAGGAATACGATCGGGTACTTGAACGCCATTCATTTTTAACAGAGCAGCGTGAGGATTTACTTGCTGCTCAGGAAACATTACATGAGGCAATTAAAGAGATGGATGAGGAAATGACGCTACGATTTAGCGAAACCTTCTATGCTATTCGAGAGCAATTCAAACGTGTATTCCGTGAATTGTTTGGTGGAGGGCAGGCGGATTTAGTGTTATTGGACCCTCAAAACCTGCTAGAAACAGGGATAGAAATAGTAGCACAACCACCAGGGAAAAAATTACAAAATCTAAGTTTGCTTTCAGGTGGTGAACGTGCACTAACAGCAATCGCTTTATTATTCTCCATCCTAAATATACGTCCAGTACCATTCTGTATTCTCGATGAGGTAGAGGCGGCTTTAGACGAGGCAAATGTCGTTCGATATAGCCAATATTTGAAGAAATTTAGCCGTAATACACAATTTATTGTAATCACACATCGTAAAGGAACGATGGAGGGTGCGGATGTGTTGTATGGTATTACAATGCAGGAATCTGGCGTATCTAAACTTGTATCAGTAAAATTAGAAGATGAACCCGTACTTGCGGAGCAAAGGAGCGAACAAGCATGA
- the rnc gene encoding ribonuclease III translates to MKRKGTMQKSGVLPEKVRNQFELLQHELNITFINKNLLYQAFTHSSYVNEHRRKLFTDNERLEFLGDAVLELSVSKYLFEKFPNMSEGELTKLRASIVCEPSLVIFANELGFGRFVLLGKGEELTGGRERPALLADVFESFVGALYLDQDLQTVVSFLERIVFPKVEVGAFSHVMDFKSQLQEMVQQTNNGLLHYEIIDEKGPAHNRTFVSSVLLNGQELGIGRGKSKKEAEQQAAQCAMRAMREQTAKEEA, encoded by the coding sequence ATGAAAAGAAAAGGAACTATGCAGAAATCTGGCGTACTTCCTGAAAAAGTACGCAATCAATTTGAGCTGTTACAGCATGAATTAAATATCACATTTATTAATAAAAATTTATTGTATCAAGCATTCACGCATTCATCTTATGTGAATGAGCATCGCCGTAAATTGTTTACGGATAATGAGCGTCTTGAATTTTTAGGAGACGCAGTACTTGAACTGTCTGTTTCTAAATACCTTTTTGAGAAATTCCCTAATATGAGTGAGGGTGAGCTGACGAAGCTGCGAGCATCTATAGTATGTGAGCCATCACTTGTGATCTTTGCAAATGAATTAGGCTTTGGTCGCTTTGTATTACTCGGAAAAGGTGAGGAATTAACAGGTGGACGGGAACGCCCAGCGCTACTTGCAGATGTATTTGAGTCATTTGTAGGTGCCCTTTATTTAGATCAGGACTTACAAACGGTCGTGTCATTTTTAGAACGAATCGTATTCCCGAAAGTAGAAGTCGGTGCTTTTTCGCATGTGATGGATTTTAAAAGTCAATTGCAAGAAATGGTACAGCAAACAAACAACGGCCTTCTTCATTATGAAATTATTGATGAAAAGGGTCCTGCACATAACCGTACCTTCGTATCGAGCGTACTATTAAATGGACAAGAGCTCGGTATAGGGCGTGGGAAATCAAAAAAAGAAGCCGAGCAGCAAGCTGCGCAATGTGCAATGCGTGCAATGCGTGAGCAAACTGCAAAAGAGGAGGCTTAA
- the recG gene encoding ATP-dependent DNA helicase RecG — translation MTDLTSPVTDLKGIGKETAGHLEALGIETIANLLWTFPHRHEDFRLKDLAQTPHNERVTVECKVEREPTVLFLGRNKSRLQVTVLAGRHLVKVVFFNQGYLKQKLVPGAIITVTGKWDRGRQVINGTSVTFGPKTDQVDFEPVYSLKGLIPQKRFRKYMRQALDEFGEEIPDAIPQHLQVDYKLTSIQGGLEGIHFPLDAGHAKQARRRFAYEELLNFQLRIQALRKIRKDSEHGTVIQFDLQKLRAFITSLPYELTGAQKRVVNEICKDMKEPHRMNRLLQGDVGSGKTVVAAICLYAAVTAGFQGALMAPTEILAEQHVESLKEWFEPFGVRVALLSGSTKVKERRLLLEELANGDIDILIGTHALIQPDVVFYKLGFVITDEQHRFGVEQRRILRDKGENPDVLFMTATPIPRTLAITAFGEMDVSMIDEMPAGRKQIETHWMKKEQFGSVMSKLELELAAGRQAYAICPLIEESDKLDVQNAVEIYEQLATYFSGRYNVGLMHGRLSADEKDAVMRAFSEGTIHVLVSTTVVEVGVNVPNATFMIVYDAERFGLAQLHQLRGRVGRGEHQSYCVLLADPKSDEGKERMQSMTETNDGFRLAEKDLELRGPGDFFGRKQSGLPDFKVADLVHDYRILETARNDATTMLETDAFWHDDEYKYLRSMLEESGVLQGDRFD, via the coding sequence GTGACTGATTTAACGAGCCCCGTAACCGATTTAAAGGGAATCGGGAAAGAAACAGCAGGACATTTAGAGGCGTTGGGCATCGAGACGATTGCGAATTTATTATGGACGTTCCCTCATCGGCATGAAGATTTTCGTTTAAAGGATTTAGCACAAACACCACATAATGAACGTGTCACTGTTGAATGTAAAGTTGAACGTGAACCGACAGTATTGTTTTTAGGTCGCAATAAATCAAGATTACAAGTGACGGTGCTGGCAGGTCGACATTTAGTTAAGGTTGTTTTTTTTAATCAAGGTTATTTGAAGCAGAAGCTTGTACCAGGAGCTATTATTACCGTCACAGGTAAATGGGACAGAGGCAGACAAGTAATCAACGGAACATCTGTTACATTTGGTCCGAAAACAGATCAGGTCGACTTTGAACCTGTTTATAGTTTGAAAGGCTTGATTCCGCAAAAGCGTTTTCGTAAATACATGCGACAAGCTCTAGATGAGTTTGGAGAAGAGATTCCGGATGCAATCCCACAGCATCTACAGGTGGATTATAAGCTTACTTCAATACAAGGTGGGCTGGAGGGAATTCATTTCCCACTTGATGCGGGGCATGCAAAGCAGGCTAGAAGACGCTTTGCCTATGAAGAGTTACTAAACTTTCAGCTCCGTATTCAAGCGTTACGTAAAATTCGGAAGGATAGTGAGCACGGTACAGTTATACAGTTTGATTTGCAAAAGCTACGTGCCTTTATTACATCGTTACCTTATGAATTAACAGGAGCTCAAAAACGCGTTGTCAATGAAATTTGCAAAGATATGAAAGAGCCGCATCGTATGAATCGCTTACTTCAAGGTGATGTAGGATCAGGTAAAACCGTTGTTGCAGCAATCTGTTTATATGCAGCTGTAACTGCTGGTTTTCAGGGAGCGTTAATGGCGCCCACAGAAATATTAGCTGAGCAGCATGTTGAAAGTTTGAAGGAATGGTTTGAGCCATTTGGCGTGCGAGTAGCTTTACTATCGGGATCGACGAAAGTGAAGGAACGCCGTTTACTGTTAGAAGAACTAGCAAATGGAGATATAGATATTTTAATAGGTACGCATGCGCTTATTCAGCCTGATGTCGTTTTTTACAAGCTTGGTTTTGTTATAACGGATGAACAGCATCGTTTTGGTGTTGAACAGCGTAGAATATTGCGTGATAAAGGTGAAAATCCAGATGTACTCTTTATGACGGCGACGCCTATTCCGCGTACACTTGCGATTACGGCATTTGGAGAAATGGATGTTTCCATGATTGATGAAATGCCAGCGGGGCGTAAGCAAATTGAAACACATTGGATGAAAAAAGAGCAATTTGGCTCTGTTATGTCAAAGTTAGAATTAGAGCTTGCTGCTGGAAGACAGGCGTATGCTATTTGTCCTCTTATCGAGGAATCGGACAAGCTTGATGTACAAAATGCAGTAGAAATATACGAACAACTCGCTACGTATTTTAGTGGACGATACAATGTCGGATTAATGCATGGTCGCCTATCCGCGGATGAAAAAGATGCTGTTATGCGAGCGTTTAGTGAAGGGACTATTCATGTACTCGTATCGACAACAGTTGTTGAGGTTGGTGTTAATGTACCGAATGCAACTTTTATGATCGTTTATGATGCTGAACGCTTCGGTTTAGCTCAATTGCATCAGCTGCGTGGACGTGTTGGGCGAGGTGAACATCAGTCATACTGTGTGTTGCTTGCCGATCCAAAATCCGATGAAGGTAAGGAGCGCATGCAGTCAATGACGGAAACAAATGATGGTTTCCGTTTAGCTGAAAAGGATTTGGAACTGCGTGGTCCAGGTGATTTCTTCGGGCGTAAACAAAGTGGTTTGCCTGATTTTAAAGTAGCGGATTTAGTGCATGATTATCGAATACTTGAGACGGCAAGAAATGATGCAACGACTATGCTTGAGACTGATGCTTTTTGGCATGATGATGAGTATAAATATTTACGTAGTATGCTTGAAGAGTCGGGTGTTTTACAGGGAGACCGCTTTGATTAG
- a CDS encoding transporter yields MGYFPPQGTMRPQSPPPNFRPSKPSVSYIIDCVYQNTYVWLKNGREFWFYPTRVEMGEVSGYRWNGVYWAFYGFDEGLIDAVACTPTPALY; encoded by the coding sequence TTGGGATATTTTCCACCTCAAGGGACAATGAGACCACAATCACCTCCACCAAACTTCAGACCATCAAAACCTTCTGTGTCCTATATCATTGATTGTGTATATCAAAATACTTATGTATGGCTTAAAAACGGGAGAGAATTTTGGTTTTATCCTACTCGTGTAGAAATGGGTGAAGTATCTGGATATAGATGGAACGGTGTCTACTGGGCGTTTTACGGATTTGATGAAGGATTGATTGATGCCGTTGCCTGTACTCCTACTCCTGCCCTTTACTAA
- a CDS encoding acyl carrier protein, translated as MTTVLERVTKVIVDRLGVEESEVTLEASFRDDLGADSLDVVELVMELEDEFDMEISDDDAEKISTVGSAISYIESKIN; from the coding sequence TTGACTACAGTATTAGAACGCGTAACAAAAGTAATCGTGGACCGTTTAGGTGTTGAAGAAAGTGAAGTTACTCTAGAAGCTTCTTTCCGTGATGATTTAGGTGCTGACTCATTAGACGTAGTTGAGCTTGTAATGGAGCTTGAAGACGAATTCGATATGGAAATTTCTGATGATGATGCTGAAAAAATCTCAACAGTAGGTTCTGCAATTTCATACATCGAAAGTAAAATTAACTAA
- the fabG gene encoding 3-oxoacyl-[acyl-carrier-protein] reductase, with amino-acid sequence MRKLEGKVAVVTGASRGIGRAIALKLANEGAKVVVNYSGSQAKAEEVVAMIQENGGEAIAVQGSVSKTEEVTALMDAAVKTFGSLDILVNNAGITRDNLLMRMKEDEWDDVLDTNLKGVFLCTKAVTRQMMKQRAGRIINISSIVGVAGNAGQANYVAAKAGVIGLTKTTAKELASRNILVNAVAPGFIETEMTEQLPEDIKQGMLTQIPLAKLGQPEDIAKAVAFLASDDANYMTGQTLHIDGGMVM; translated from the coding sequence ATGCGTAAATTAGAGGGAAAAGTAGCTGTTGTAACTGGTGCTTCGCGTGGAATAGGACGTGCTATTGCATTAAAGCTTGCTAATGAGGGCGCTAAAGTTGTCGTTAACTACAGCGGCTCACAGGCGAAGGCAGAAGAAGTTGTCGCGATGATTCAAGAAAATGGCGGCGAGGCTATTGCTGTACAAGGGAGTGTTTCGAAAACAGAAGAAGTTACTGCATTAATGGATGCAGCTGTGAAAACATTCGGTTCACTTGATATTTTAGTAAATAATGCAGGAATTACACGTGATAACTTGTTGATGCGTATGAAAGAAGATGAGTGGGATGATGTGTTAGATACAAACCTTAAAGGTGTTTTCCTTTGTACAAAAGCAGTAACACGTCAAATGATGAAGCAACGTGCGGGTCGCATCATCAACATTTCATCAATTGTCGGTGTAGCTGGTAATGCAGGGCAAGCTAACTACGTAGCCGCAAAAGCGGGTGTTATTGGATTGACTAAAACGACTGCTAAGGAATTAGCATCTCGTAATATTTTAGTAAATGCGGTTGCACCAGGCTTTATAGAAACTGAAATGACTGAACAACTACCAGAAGATATAAAGCAAGGTATGCTTACACAAATTCCTCTAGCAAAACTTGGGCAGCCTGAGGATATCGCAAAGGCCGTAGCTTTTCTAGCTTCAGATGATGCTAACTATATGACAGGTCAGACGTTACATATAGATGGCGGCATGGTGATGTAA
- the fapR gene encoding transcription factor FapR, with translation MRRTKKERQRLLSETIAENPFVTDEQLATQFQVSVQTIRLDRMELAIPELRERIKDVASKTYENEVKSLPIDEVIGEIIDIELDNRALSIFDVKEEHVFQRNGIARGHHLFAQANSLAVAVIDDELALTVHSNITFVKPVRAGDRVITKANVIGRDDENHRTKVELTSTVNGETVFVGEFDMYRTKGKGEQQ, from the coding sequence TTGAGACGAACGAAAAAAGAGCGACAGCGACTATTATCTGAAACGATAGCTGAAAATCCATTCGTCACAGATGAACAGCTAGCAACACAGTTTCAGGTTAGTGTCCAAACAATTCGTTTAGATCGTATGGAGTTAGCAATTCCTGAATTACGCGAACGAATTAAAGATGTTGCTTCGAAAACATATGAAAATGAAGTGAAATCACTTCCGATAGATGAAGTGATTGGTGAAATTATTGATATTGAATTAGATAATCGTGCATTATCTATTTTTGACGTAAAAGAAGAGCATGTTTTTCAGCGCAATGGCATTGCTCGTGGACATCATTTGTTTGCACAGGCAAACTCATTAGCGGTAGCGGTTATTGATGATGAACTAGCATTAACAGTACATTCAAACATTACCTTTGTGAAACCTGTTAGAGCTGGAGATCGTGTTATTACAAAAGCAAACGTTATCGGACGTGATGACGAAAACCATCGTACAAAAGTAGAGTTAACATCCACTGTTAATGGTGAAACTGTTTTTGTTGGTGAATTTGATATGTACCGCACGAAAGGTAAGGGTGAACAACAATGA